The Planctomycetaceae bacterium genome has a segment encoding these proteins:
- the bioA gene encoding adenosylmethionine--8-amino-7-oxononanoate transaminase gives MKKPADDLIAADKQCLWHPFTPGQIWLDSGDEPARLIVEAQGFRLIDSRGDSFIDGFSSLWCNLHGHRVPQIDAAIRAQLEKVSHTTLLGHASGPSIELGRRLVQHAPPGLARVFYSDSGATAVEVALKMAYQYWLNRGRPRRRFMALQHGYHGDTIGAVSVGGIDSFHQIFRPMLFETTLMPSPCPYVHPLGASAVPAVLEQIEQALAAAPEEYCAMIVEPLVQGAGGMLTHGEGFLAGVREITRRHDVLLIVDEVATGFCRTGRLFACENEDVAPDLMCLGKGLSGGYLPLAATLATREIFDAFSDGGDKTFFHGHTFTGNALACAAGVASFDLIFSSGLLDTLSAKEELIARRLGELADHPHVAEVRQRGMMVGVQLVQDRAARQEFDPALRTGAGVCMHARRHGVLTRPLGDVVVLMPAPAMDLATLDELLKATVTSIREYFDGTRI, from the coding sequence ATGAAGAAACCCGCCGACGATCTCATCGCAGCCGACAAGCAGTGCCTGTGGCATCCATTCACGCCCGGGCAGATCTGGCTCGACAGCGGCGACGAACCCGCGCGCCTGATCGTCGAGGCCCAAGGCTTCCGACTGATCGACAGCCGCGGGGACTCGTTCATCGACGGATTCTCCAGCCTCTGGTGCAATCTGCACGGTCATCGCGTGCCGCAGATCGACGCCGCGATCCGCGCTCAGCTTGAGAAGGTCAGCCACACGACGCTGCTGGGCCACGCCAGCGGGCCCAGCATCGAACTGGGCCGGCGACTCGTGCAGCACGCGCCGCCGGGCCTGGCCCGCGTGTTCTACAGCGATAGCGGCGCCACCGCCGTCGAGGTCGCCCTCAAGATGGCGTACCAGTACTGGCTGAATCGCGGCCGCCCGCGCCGGCGGTTCATGGCCCTGCAGCACGGATACCACGGCGACACGATCGGGGCCGTCAGCGTCGGCGGGATCGACAGCTTCCACCAGATCTTTCGCCCGATGCTGTTCGAGACGACCCTCATGCCCTCGCCCTGTCCGTATGTGCATCCGCTGGGCGCCTCGGCCGTGCCCGCCGTGCTCGAGCAGATCGAGCAGGCGCTGGCCGCCGCGCCGGAGGAGTACTGCGCGATGATCGTCGAGCCGCTGGTCCAGGGCGCCGGCGGCATGCTGACGCACGGCGAGGGGTTCCTCGCCGGGGTGCGCGAGATCACGCGCCGCCACGACGTGCTGCTGATCGTCGACGAAGTCGCCACGGGCTTTTGCCGAACCGGGCGCTTGTTCGCCTGCGAAAACGAAGACGTCGCGCCGGACCTGATGTGCCTGGGCAAAGGCCTCAGCGGCGGGTATCTGCCCCTGGCGGCTACGCTGGCGACGCGGGAGATCTTCGACGCCTTCAGCGACGGCGGCGACAAGACGTTCTTTCACGGACACACGTTCACCGGAAACGCCCTGGCGTGTGCGGCCGGCGTGGCGAGTTTCGACCTGATCTTCTCCAGCGGCCTGCTCGATACGCTGTCGGCCAAGGAGGAACTGATCGCCCGCCGCCTGGGGGAACTGGCGGACCATCCGCACGTGGCCGAGGTTCGCCAGCGCGGCATGATGGTGGGGGTCCAGCTCGTGCAGGATCGCGCGGCGCGGCAGGAGTTCGACCCGGCCCTGCGGACCGGGGCGGGGGTCTGCATGCACGCGCGGCGACACGGCGTGCTCACGAGGCCGCTGGGCGATGTTGTCGTCCTCATGCCCGCCCCGGCGATGGATCTGGCCACGCTGGACGAACTGCTCAAGGCAACCGTAACGAGCATCCGCGAGTACTTCGATGGAACAAGGATTTGA
- a CDS encoding PEP-CTERM sorting domain-containing protein (PEP-CTERM proteins occur, often in large numbers, in the proteomes of bacteria that also encode an exosortase, a predicted intramembrane cysteine proteinase. The presence of a PEP-CTERM domain at a protein's C-terminus predicts cleavage within the sorting domain, followed by covalent anchoring to some some component of the (usually Gram-negative) cell surface. Many PEP-CTERM proteins exhibit an unusual sequence composition that includes large numbers of potential glycosylation sites. Expression of one such protein has been shown restore the ability of a bacterium to form floc, a type of biofilm.) → MIRTMRLASRPLAVAACVVAMAASAASAEIIGGIEFPQGIAAFADEVVAYTPGAGIDAPDVRWQNPADALGTPNYTPPLPGATEHNIGQFVSLGNGGSLTLKFTDNFLSGCGTSCYDLWIFEVGPVVESMSVEISKDGATWYSVGSVGGATAGVDIDAYGFSHSDHFYYVRLTDDPNQWPQSDHYGKWSGADIDAVAVIHAPEPATMLMTLLGVPYLAMRWRRNRRA, encoded by the coding sequence ATGATCAGGACAATGCGTTTGGCGTCACGACCGCTGGCGGTTGCGGCGTGTGTCGTGGCGATGGCGGCGTCGGCCGCGTCGGCGGAGATTATCGGCGGGATCGAGTTCCCCCAGGGAATCGCGGCGTTCGCCGACGAGGTGGTGGCGTATACGCCCGGCGCGGGGATCGACGCCCCGGACGTGCGGTGGCAGAACCCCGCCGACGCTCTGGGCACGCCGAACTACACCCCCCCGCTGCCCGGGGCCACCGAGCATAACATCGGCCAGTTCGTTTCGCTGGGCAACGGCGGCAGTTTGACGCTGAAGTTCACGGACAACTTCCTGTCCGGCTGCGGAACCAGTTGCTACGACTTGTGGATCTTCGAAGTCGGACCGGTCGTCGAGTCGATGTCGGTCGAGATCAGCAAGGACGGCGCGACCTGGTACTCCGTCGGCAGCGTCGGCGGCGCGACGGCAGGGGTCGACATCGACGCCTACGGATTCTCCCACAGCGACCACTTTTACTACGTGCGCCTGACCGACGACCCGAACCAGTGGCCGCAGTCGGACCACTACGGCAAATGGTCCGGGGCCGACATCGACGCCGTGGCGGTGATTCACGCCCCTGAACCGGCGACGATGTTGATGACGCTGCTGGGCGTGCCCTACCTGGCGATGCGCTGGCGCCGCAACCGCCGGGCGTAG
- a CDS encoding dethiobiotin synthase: MEQGFDFDISRWPPLPRLRGLMVVGTDTGVGKTLIAGAIARRLRLDGRRVAVFKPAASGCRRYRNDLVSADAEFLAACADTTQSLAQIAPVRFAQPLAPNVAAEKLGQSVDLDAIFDAYRQLPRFGEVAVVEGI; this comes from the coding sequence ATGGAACAAGGATTTGATTTTGACATCTCGCGATGGCCGCCGCTGCCGCGCCTGCGCGGGCTGATGGTCGTCGGCACCGACACCGGCGTGGGCAAGACGCTCATTGCCGGAGCTATCGCGCGCCGCCTGCGCCTGGACGGGCGGCGGGTGGCGGTCTTCAAGCCGGCCGCCAGCGGTTGCCGCCGCTATCGAAACGACCTCGTCAGCGCCGACGCCGAGTTCCTCGCCGCCTGCGCCGACACCACGCAGTCGCTGGCGCAGATCGCCCCTGTTCGCTTCGCCCAGCCGCTGGCGCCAAACGTGGCCGCCGAAAAGCTCGGCCAGAGCGTCGACCTCGACGCCATCTTCGACGCCTATCGCCAACTGCCGCGGTTTGGCGAGGTGGCCGTCGTCGAAGGCATCG
- a CDS encoding LysM peptidoglycan-binding domain-containing protein, with protein sequence MKYCVLAATWAAFFTLGCNQTKAPEPERMTLAQPRPLESVQPYTPRYRSGDDDVTPVPGGPKPQPVLPQYVNYTVQKGDTFWSIAQRTLGQGKRASEIMEANPGLSPSALKVGQVIKIPSR encoded by the coding sequence ATGAAGTATTGTGTGCTTGCCGCGACATGGGCGGCGTTTTTCACCCTCGGATGCAACCAGACCAAGGCCCCCGAGCCCGAGCGGATGACCCTGGCCCAGCCGCGGCCGCTCGAATCGGTTCAGCCGTACACGCCGCGCTATCGCAGCGGCGACGATGACGTCACGCCGGTTCCGGGCGGGCCCAAGCCCCAGCCCGTGCTGCCGCAGTACGTCAACTACACCGTCCAGAAGGGCGACACCTTCTGGTCCATCGCCCAGCGCACGCTCGGACAGGGCAAGCGCGCCTCAGAGATCATGGAAGCCAACCCCGGTCTGTCGCCTTCGGCGCTCAAGGTCGGGCAGGTCATCAAGATCCCTTCCCGGTAA